The Pyxicephalus adspersus chromosome 1, UCB_Pads_2.0, whole genome shotgun sequence sequence AACTGAACTTAacccatttttaaataaatatgtcttAAATATGTGACGAAAATacattatcatgggagaacctgggtgatccagcaaatttggactTAGATCCTGGATTTAAgatatttgccagctaatagcaaattaattttaaaaactccattttggttcacccatgatcatctatcttctccagccttggataagtttaataaatcaggcccattttgagCTATTGggttccttttttcttcttcaggtGCTGTAATTTGCATGCTGCTTCTGCGATCATATGTATTGAATCCAGACCACAATACTTTCAGCATTAGATCCGTATTGTCATTCTTCATATTTGACCCagtacagtttttatttacacacaaaactgTAATACCACCATCGGTTGGCCCTGTATTTACCCACAATCAGGAGCATAGCCAGCTTGccacttaaatatatattttataataaaggatAAAGCCACGACCCAGCATACAATGCAAAACCCTAAGATAAATTACATACAGGCAGTAAGAAGTCCTCAACATTCTTCATGCTTGTCCACGTTCAGTCTACTTTTAGGTATCTTGTGGAAATCTTGTGCAATATGGAATTTTCATCATATGCTGGATTGTGTCTtgatcagtttatttttatttaaaggactTTGCAATGTTGATTTGCAGGGTACACTtgcctattgcccattttgttggttgctttctatttattattttatagtgacTGGTAGATTTTAGGATTGTtggtgtatatactgtatatgtatcaTGGTGTAAATCACCCTGAACTCTAGATACTCAAGAGACTCTTGACAACAGATGCTAAGACTCTCTTCTTGCTGCTTCCCGCATACAGAATACtaagatgtttttttacattcagtgGACAGTGGGATTGAAAAAGAGCGTTTCATATTGTGTGACAGTATTAAAAGCTGTATAAATTTAGTAAAATGTCTGTACAACCTAAGGCAGAACGCTAAAATCCTCTTTAATTATAGGTCAGAAAAGCTTGAACCTgaactatataaaatgtattccaaaagaaaattgaaaaatgttcccccccaaaaaactgtCTATCTGCTTGGCAATAGCTTCTGTACAGTGAATTGTTCTGAGGAGGATCCTATCTCTAGACAATATAAATTCATTACATTTCCCCCATTTGATTAATGgtccattttatttgtttgagatccatggatcttttttttcttttttcatacataaTACATACCTCCCCCCTTCACTAAAAGATGACAATCTATTTTGTTCCTTCATTATAAACTTAAAACCTATGTTGTGTTTAGGATTGCACAAAGGCCAATATAAActcacaaaaacaatatttaattcaacatttttttcaattaaaatttaaaagtcaGCACTGCAttgacaaatatatattgtcaAGCATCCTGTAGAAATGCCTTacgttttttttgttatattttagttttttatctaAACTTTATTACAGTTGCAAAAGGGCTGACAATTGGTGAATTGTTTTATAAGAGCCTGACAATGGGGGTAATGGAAGGGTGCTGCTCTTTTTTTCATGTGACATTTCTCTGATGGCTTCTCCTGGCTGGATTGTTTCTCACAGAGAATATGTTTTCCCATATAGAACAGCAGCTCTTTGTGGTATGCTACCTTTCAGGATTTTCATTGTTAGCATACATATATAAACTAGTTACATAGAAGTAAAGCACAGTTTTTCATAATATTGATCCAGTGAAGTTTCCTGGGGCCAATTCAGAATTCTTTCATCACAAAGAATGGTAAGGTGTTCTCATTGAGAAATTACCAAGAGTTGTTAATGCCAAAACCAAAAATACCACCAAGAATGATGATTATGAGAAACATTTAACCACTTTTTCAAACAGCGTTTGATCATACAACCTGTGCATTGGTATTTTCATTGTAACCCTTTACATAGCACATTAACTGAAATTCAGTCTTTTGCATCAGCGTGAGTCcaatcattacattttaatacttCATTTTAAGCATACTGTCAAAATGTTAATGATCTGACAAATCACTTAGCATGCCTTGTAAATGTGGCCATACTTAAGCTTCCTCATTTATCTATATCCTCCCGCTTTTTAGCAGATCCACATTGATGAATGGAGGCATAACTGAAGAGGAGGAACACAAGGGGAGACTATGGAAACTAAAAGCAATGAAGTCTTACAGCCAGATCTGAAGCTGGTTGCCCACCCTAGGGCGAAGAGTAAAGTATGGAAATACTTTGGATTTGATACTAATGCTGAAGGATGCATTATGCAGTGGAAGAAGATCTACTGCCGCATATGTATGGCTCAGATTGCTTATTCTGGAAACACTTCTAACCTTTCTTATCATCTTGAGAAAAATCATCCAGATGAATTTTGTGAGTTTGTAAAAAGCAACACTGAGCAAATGCGTGAAGCGTTTGCTACTGCATTCTCGAAGTTAAAACCTGAATCATCACAACAAGTTGTTCAGgagtcattattaataaacaaccCTCATAGTTTTGATGGAAAGAAGCAAATCGAAGTGTCGTCTGCTGTAGTAAACCTGATTTGTGAAGGCATGTTTCCAGCTTCCATTTTAGATGAGCCTACTTTTAAATCACTGCTGAAAACTCTGGATCCAAGGTTTGAGATACCTAgcagaaaatatatttgcagCAGGGTGTTGCCTGAAAAATATAACACGGTAAGAGAAGTTGTATTGAAAGAACTTGTTGACATTTTGTGGTGTGGTATATCTACTGATCTGTGGAGAAGTGAAATCCAAAATAGGTTATATGTGACCCTTTTTATTCACTTCCTGGCTCCTGATCCTTCTAGCTGTTTGTCTCTGAGCTCCCGATGTTTGAAGACATTTGAAGTCCCTGAGGAAAACAAGGCAGAAGCAATCACACGAGTGTTGTATGAAACCTTTATTGAATGGGGAATAAGCAATAAGGTTTTTGGAGCTACCATTGATAACAGAAAGGACATTATTAAAGCATGCTCTCTTCTGGATATACCTGTTGAAATGCCCTGCTTGGGCCAAACATTTAACATGGGAATACAGCAAGCTTTTCAACTCCCAAAACTAGCAGGACTTCTTTCAAGGTGTAGGAAGTTGGTGGAGTATTTTCAGCAGTCTTCCGTTGCAAGGTACATGCTTTGTGAGAAACAAAAACGccaaaacatgcttacctgcatGCTTGTAAGTGATAAAGTGTCATGGTGGGGTAGCACACTTTCAATGCTGCAGTGTCTTAAGGAACAGCAGTTTATGATAGCTGGTGTTTTGGTGGAGGACAGTAATAATCATCACCTCATGCTTGAAGCAAATGAATGGAATACTATTGAAAGTTTGGTGGACTTGATGCAGCCATTCAAACAAGTCACAGAAATGCTGTCTATGTCAAAATTTCCCACTATAAGTATGGTAAAGCCTCTGTTACATATGCTTCttaatacatcattaaacatCAAAGAGACTGATTTAAAGGAAATTAGCATGGCCAAGGAAGTCATTGCTAAATCTTTGTCTGCTACTTACCAACAGACTCCTGAAATAGATATGTTCCTAAATGTTGCAACTTTTCTAGATCCAAGGTACAAAAGGCTTCCATTCCTGTCTGCATTTGAACGTTCCCAGGTCGAAAATCGTGTTATCGAAGAAGCAAAAAGTTTCTTGGACAGAAATATGGAGAGTTTAAGATCCGAGGAAAAAGTGTATGCAATAGTTGAAGAgccaccagtaaaaaaaatgttcatgtcatCTACCACTCCTCCAACCAGCAATATCAACAACATGTTGGCTGAAATCTTCTGCCAGTCTGGAGCTTCTGAAGACCAGGAGGAATGCCATGCTCAAGTTGTTGAGGAACTGAGCAATTTTAAATCCCAAAAAGTACTTGGACTGAATGAAGATCCACTAAAATGGTGGTCTGATCGTTTGCAGTTATTTCCTCTATTACCAAAGGTTCTTCAAAAATATTGGTGTATTGCTGCCACCAGAGTCTTCCCTGGACGTCTATTTAGTTCGTCATCAAATGTAGTCGCTGCTAAGAGGGACAGATTAGCTCCTGCTCACGTAGATGAACAGGTGTTTTTGTATGAAAACTTGAGGAATTCCTCAGAAGCAGAACCCAAGGATGACTGTGAAGGGGATTG is a genomic window containing:
- the ZBED1 gene encoding E3 SUMO-protein ligase ZBED1 — its product is METKSNEVLQPDLKLVAHPRAKSKVWKYFGFDTNAEGCIMQWKKIYCRICMAQIAYSGNTSNLSYHLEKNHPDEFCEFVKSNTEQMREAFATAFSKLKPESSQQVVQESLLINNPHSFDGKKQIEVSSAVVNLICEGMFPASILDEPTFKSLLKTLDPRFEIPSRKYICSRVLPEKYNTVREVVLKELVDILWCGISTDLWRSEIQNRLYVTLFIHFLAPDPSSCLSLSSRCLKTFEVPEENKAEAITRVLYETFIEWGISNKVFGATIDNRKDIIKACSLLDIPVEMPCLGQTFNMGIQQAFQLPKLAGLLSRCRKLVEYFQQSSVARYMLCEKQKRQNMLTCMLVSDKVSWWGSTLSMLQCLKEQQFMIAGVLVEDSNNHHLMLEANEWNTIESLVDLMQPFKQVTEMLSMSKFPTISMVKPLLHMLLNTSLNIKETDLKEISMAKEVIAKSLSATYQQTPEIDMFLNVATFLDPRYKRLPFLSAFERSQVENRVIEEAKSFLDRNMESLRSEEKVYAIVEEPPVKKMFMSSTTPPTSNINNMLAEIFCQSGASEDQEECHAQVVEELSNFKSQKVLGLNEDPLKWWSDRLQLFPLLPKVLQKYWCIAATRVFPGRLFSSSSNVVAAKRDRLAPAHVDEQVFLYENLRNSSEAEPKDDCEGDWGFQQEHFF